One window of the Chelonoidis abingdonii isolate Lonesome George chromosome 3, CheloAbing_2.0, whole genome shotgun sequence genome contains the following:
- the LOC116825357 gene encoding uncharacterized protein LOC116825357 isoform X2 codes for MDARTRNLEDRPIRPGIGVRQKTFEEFVEEQLKVDSQITENHQQNFCEAKATPRKSFLKRGEGIARLEKNKENLAKEQAKHPRRVSFDCQNSFSLPHQQDAGRLQLGKHLNHLHRRASSPTMLVSNEKNTNCTISMSEIKAQVDSKTRDPEQCPEESQEGGGGEECAKKDPAVALQMNWAELLQQCQEQITEMKLQIGEKNKAQSTYSPGHSDRADKSSMESTVQKDLNIVDQRVKDNLTQRAEKPLEILQEGSKLQNLEGSQTKQMDWSTGLKFTSSVKGISSCHNEDDTVSKSPESQRGTTTGFKMVNDRIMKVTHKSTQGMDKKKNITSVSHQQEWQSNRSAAYRWNAQPLSSGSGCTSTDSEDDPKSYCTRSPTMHMPQKVGHTDKNLDLSDADYATDEPSGAEDLALKKHTKPPPKKLGAQERKAKQDLSLSTSSSDSGNRVARLRGNKACSSLRKSPFRPPRSARGGREPEPRSESNVGDGKNVELQSSPSTCDLVFPAFKSKETLAEERAQRKPVLGTLAAQRRLTDKLEELEKEVGVYRGETPLLVRMKEEQEKARHFLRTQMDQFETSKAQELNCLEEYKRDCVHTPNKEKVEFKKYATAARVTREDVKSEEIQMLKQQIAELQEEFRRNESHWHAAHGKLKNQIEMLTKQNLELRDELRVSEHQRLEAEKKSGAVDFISRKSETPVSEAILRGTSSLANLEERSWRSSRKSRNTTPVGRKTPVEKHPPRDVNMKAMKSTVQRTESLKSVTREPREKTPSHHFHSRSTTPTGKRTPHQGRLTPFEPEKVMHQSSLNEQRTYGRKSPVLPVSHLTVSKETNSSSYIKGRFSSTSGSSEDTVLFRNQNEDVCSSASCSNNEETQEKENLCLQRTQKSLKPWDQTGFLTLSRRNSIIPSGRKTPVEIFYALLDAEAKTSPPKSTLSRRSLLYEESKKSDEEVREKIEYADGKVEEVLTDGRRIITFRNGTKKEISADKRMTVVTFFNGDVKKIMPDQRVIYYYADAETTHTTYPNGLEVLQFPNNQIEKHHPDGTKEIVFPDQTVKRFYDGGLEETVFPDGTVVKVEKNGDKMVMFSNGQKEIHTSQFKRREYPDGTIKTVYSSGQQETKYSSGRVRIKDKEGNIILNKK; via the exons ACCAATCAGACCAGGAATTGGTGTAAGACAGAAGACTTTTGAAGAATTTGTTGAAGAACAACTTAAAGTAGATTCTCAAATAACAGAAAACCACCAGCAG AACTTCTGTGAGGCTAAAGCAACCCCTcggaaatctttcctgaaacgtggagAAGGCATTGCAAGGcttgaaaaaaacaaagagaacctTGCAAAAGAACAAGCCAAACATCCCAGAAGAGTTAGTTTTGATTGCCAGAATAGCTTCTCTTTGCCTCACCAACAGGATGCAGGAAgattacagctggggaaacattTAAATCATTTACATCGACGGGCCAGCAGCCCCACGATGTTGGTCTCTAATGAGAAGAATACAAATTGCACTATCTCCATGAGTGAAATAAAAGCTCAGGTTGACAGTAAGACAAGAGATCCTGAGCAATGCCCAGAAGAAAGCCAAGAAGGAGGTGGTGGAGAAGAGTGTGCAAAGAAGGATCCTGCTGTAGCACTGCAGATGAACTGGGCTGAACTCCTGCAGCAGTGTCAGGAACAAATTACTGAAATGAAGCTACAAATAGGTGAGAAAAATAAAGCTCAAAGTACTTATTCTCCAGGACATTCAGACAGAGCAGACAAAAGTTCCATGGAGTCTACAGTTCAAAAGGACCTAAATATTGTGGATCAGCGTGTGAAGGACAATCTAACTCAGAGAGCAGAAAAGCCCTTGGAAATCCTCCAAGAAGGTTCCAAGCTTCAGAATTTAGAGGGAAGCCAAACCAAGCAGATGGATTGGAGCACAGGCCTCAAATTCACATCAAGTGTGAAAGGAATTAGCAGTTGCCACAATGAAGATGACACTGTGAGCAAAAGCCCAGAGAGCCAAAGAGGAACCACCACTGGGTTTAAGATGGTTAATGACAGAATAATGAAAGTTACTCACAAATCAACTCAAGGCATGGACAAGAAAAAGAACATCACATCTgtcagccaccagcaagagtggCAAAGCAATAGAAGTGCTGCCTACAGGTGGAATGCTCAACCTTTGTCCAGTGGGTCAGGCTGCACATCCACTGACAGTGAGGATGACCCCAAATCTTACTGCACTCGGTCTCCCACAATGCACATGCCTCAGAAAGTAGGTCACACAGACAAAAATTTGGATCTGTCTGATGCTGATTATGCTACTGATGAGCCCAGTGGTGCAGAAGATCTGGCCCTGAAAAAGCACACCAAGCCACCTCCAAAGAAACTGGGTGCTCAAGAGAGAAAAGCCAAGCAGGATCTCTCCCTCAGCACAAGCAGCAGTGACTCTGGTAACAGGGTTGCCAGGCTGAGAGGAAACAAAGCTTGCTCTTCTCTTCGAAAGTCTCCCTTTCGGCCCCCGAGATCTGCAAGAGGTGGAAGAGAGCCTGAGCCAAGGAGTGAGAGTAATGTTGGGGATGGTAAAAATGTAGAGCTGCAGTCGTCACCATCAACCTGTGATCTGGTGTTCCCTGCATTCAAAAGTAAAGAAACCCTTGCAGAAGAGAGGGCACAAAGAAAACCAGTTCTGGGTACGCTAG CAGCTCAGAGAAGGCTTACTGACAAGTTAGAGGAACTGGAAAAGGAGGTTGGTGTATATCGTGGAGAAACCCCCCTTCTAGTGAGGATGAAGGAAGAACAAGAGAAAGCAAGGCATTTTCTCAG AACACAAATGGATCAGTTTGAGACCAGCAAGGCTCAAGAACTTAATTGCTTAGAAGAATATAAGAGAGACTGCGTTCACACACCGAATAAAGAAAAGGTTGAATTTAAAAAGTACGCAACAGCAGCTAGAGTCACTAGGGAGGACGTGAAGTCAGAAGAAATACAA ATGTTAAAACAGCAGATTGCAGAGCTCCAGGAGGAGTTCAGGAGAAATGAGTCCCACTGGCATGCTGCCCATGGCAAGCTAAAAAATCAGATTGAGATGCTGACCAAACAGAACCTGGAGCTTCGAGATGAGCTCAGAGTTTCAGAGCATCAGAGGCTGGAAGCAGAAAAGAAATCTGGAGCTGTGGATTTCATAAGCAGAAAATCAGAAACCCCG GTTTCAGAAGCTATTTTGAGAGGGACATCGTCTTTGGCTAACCTAGAAGAAAGGTCATGGCGAAGTAGCCGTAAGAGTCGCAACACCACTCCGGTGGGGAGGAAAACGCCAGTGGAGAAACATCCCCCCAGAGATGTGAATATGAAA GCAATGAAGAGTACAGTGCAAAGGACTGAGTCTTTGAAATCAGTAACCAGGGAACCCAGAGAAAAGACACCATCTCATCACTTTCATAGCAGAAGTACAACACCCACTGGCAAGAGAACACCCCATCAAGGAAGATTAACACCCTTTGAGCCAGAGAAG GTTATGCATCAATCATCTCTTAATGAACAAAGAACCTATGGCAGGAAATCACCTGTACTTCCCGTCTCACACTTGACTGTGTCTAAGGAAACCAACTCATCTTCTTACATAAAAG GCAGATTTTCATCCACCTCAGGTAGTTCGGAGGACACAGTCCTCTTTCGCAACCAGAACGAAGACGTTTGTAGCTCTGCATCCTGCAGTAACAATGAGGAAACACAG GAGAAAGAGAATCTGTGCCTTCAAAGGACTCAAAAATCACTTAAACCTTGGGATCAAACAGGCTTTTTGACACTCTCCAGGAGAAACAGCATAATCCCAAGTGGCAGAAAAACACCAGTAGAAATTTTTTATGCATTACTGGATGCTGAAGCAAAG ACTTCTCCTCCAAAATCAACATTATCCAGAAGATCTTTGCTATATGAAGAAAGCAAAAAGAGTGATGAGGAGGTGCGAGAAAAAATAGAGTATGCAGATGGCAAG GTAGAAGAGGTGCTTACTGATGGCCGTCGAATCATTACTTTCCGCAACGGTACCAAGAAAGAGATCAGTGCTGATAAAAGGATGACGGTGGTTACTTTTTTCAATGGAGATGTAAAGAAGATCATGCCGGATCAGAGAGTG ATTTATTATTATGCAGATGCAGAGACAACCCATACCACTTATCCAAATGGCTTGGAGGTGCTGCAGTTCCCTAACAATCAGATAG AAAAACACCACCCAGATGGCACCAAAGAAATTGTGTTCCCAGATCAGACAGTGAAACGCTTCTATGATGGTGGGCTTGAGGAAACGGTTTTTCCAGATGGTACAGTAGTAAAAGTAGAAAA GAACGGTGATAAAATGGTGATGTTCAGTAATGGGCAGAAGGAGATTCACACGTCACAGTTCAAGAGGAGGGAGTACCCTGATGGCACTATAAAGACTGTGTACTCCAGTGGCCAACAGGAAACAAAGTATTCCTCTGGACGGGTTCGAATCAAGGACAAAGAGGGCAACATCATCCTCAATAAGAAGTGA
- the LOC116825357 gene encoding uncharacterized protein LOC116825357 isoform X1 has translation MDARTRNLEDRPIRPGIGVRQKTFEEFVEEQLKVDSQITENHQQNFCEAKATPRKSFLKRGEGIARLEKNKENLAKEQAKHPRRVSFDCQNSFSLPHQQDAGRLQLGKHLNHLHRRASSPTMLVSNEKNTNCTISMSEIKAQVDSKTRDPEQCPEESQEGGGGEECAKKDPAVALQMNWAELLQQCQEQITEMKLQIGEKNKAQSTYSPGHSDRADKSSMESTVQKDLNIVDQRVKDNLTQRAEKPLEILQEGSKLQNLEGSQTKQMDWSTGLKFTSSVKGISSCHNEDDTVSKSPESQRGTTTGFKMVNDRIMKVTHKSTQGMDKKKNITSVSHQQEWQSNRSAAYRWNAQPLSSGSGCTSTDSEDDPKSYCTRSPTMHMPQKVGHTDKNLDLSDADYATDEPSGAEDLALKKHTKPPPKKLGAQERKAKQDLSLSTSSSDSGNRVARLRGNKACSSLRKSPFRPPRSARGGREPEPRSESNVGDGKNVELQSSPSTCDLVFPAFKSKETLAEERAQRKPVLGTLEAAQRRLTDKLEELEKEVGVYRGETPLLVRMKEEQEKARHFLRTQMDQFETSKAQELNCLEEYKRDCVHTPNKEKVEFKKYATAARVTREDVKSEEIQMLKQQIAELQEEFRRNESHWHAAHGKLKNQIEMLTKQNLELRDELRVSEHQRLEAEKKSGAVDFISRKSETPVSEAILRGTSSLANLEERSWRSSRKSRNTTPVGRKTPVEKHPPRDVNMKAMKSTVQRTESLKSVTREPREKTPSHHFHSRSTTPTGKRTPHQGRLTPFEPEKVMHQSSLNEQRTYGRKSPVLPVSHLTVSKETNSSSYIKGRFSSTSGSSEDTVLFRNQNEDVCSSASCSNNEETQEKENLCLQRTQKSLKPWDQTGFLTLSRRNSIIPSGRKTPVEIFYALLDAEAKTSPPKSTLSRRSLLYEESKKSDEEVREKIEYADGKVEEVLTDGRRIITFRNGTKKEISADKRMTVVTFFNGDVKKIMPDQRVIYYYADAETTHTTYPNGLEVLQFPNNQIEKHHPDGTKEIVFPDQTVKRFYDGGLEETVFPDGTVVKVEKNGDKMVMFSNGQKEIHTSQFKRREYPDGTIKTVYSSGQQETKYSSGRVRIKDKEGNIILNKK, from the exons ACCAATCAGACCAGGAATTGGTGTAAGACAGAAGACTTTTGAAGAATTTGTTGAAGAACAACTTAAAGTAGATTCTCAAATAACAGAAAACCACCAGCAG AACTTCTGTGAGGCTAAAGCAACCCCTcggaaatctttcctgaaacgtggagAAGGCATTGCAAGGcttgaaaaaaacaaagagaacctTGCAAAAGAACAAGCCAAACATCCCAGAAGAGTTAGTTTTGATTGCCAGAATAGCTTCTCTTTGCCTCACCAACAGGATGCAGGAAgattacagctggggaaacattTAAATCATTTACATCGACGGGCCAGCAGCCCCACGATGTTGGTCTCTAATGAGAAGAATACAAATTGCACTATCTCCATGAGTGAAATAAAAGCTCAGGTTGACAGTAAGACAAGAGATCCTGAGCAATGCCCAGAAGAAAGCCAAGAAGGAGGTGGTGGAGAAGAGTGTGCAAAGAAGGATCCTGCTGTAGCACTGCAGATGAACTGGGCTGAACTCCTGCAGCAGTGTCAGGAACAAATTACTGAAATGAAGCTACAAATAGGTGAGAAAAATAAAGCTCAAAGTACTTATTCTCCAGGACATTCAGACAGAGCAGACAAAAGTTCCATGGAGTCTACAGTTCAAAAGGACCTAAATATTGTGGATCAGCGTGTGAAGGACAATCTAACTCAGAGAGCAGAAAAGCCCTTGGAAATCCTCCAAGAAGGTTCCAAGCTTCAGAATTTAGAGGGAAGCCAAACCAAGCAGATGGATTGGAGCACAGGCCTCAAATTCACATCAAGTGTGAAAGGAATTAGCAGTTGCCACAATGAAGATGACACTGTGAGCAAAAGCCCAGAGAGCCAAAGAGGAACCACCACTGGGTTTAAGATGGTTAATGACAGAATAATGAAAGTTACTCACAAATCAACTCAAGGCATGGACAAGAAAAAGAACATCACATCTgtcagccaccagcaagagtggCAAAGCAATAGAAGTGCTGCCTACAGGTGGAATGCTCAACCTTTGTCCAGTGGGTCAGGCTGCACATCCACTGACAGTGAGGATGACCCCAAATCTTACTGCACTCGGTCTCCCACAATGCACATGCCTCAGAAAGTAGGTCACACAGACAAAAATTTGGATCTGTCTGATGCTGATTATGCTACTGATGAGCCCAGTGGTGCAGAAGATCTGGCCCTGAAAAAGCACACCAAGCCACCTCCAAAGAAACTGGGTGCTCAAGAGAGAAAAGCCAAGCAGGATCTCTCCCTCAGCACAAGCAGCAGTGACTCTGGTAACAGGGTTGCCAGGCTGAGAGGAAACAAAGCTTGCTCTTCTCTTCGAAAGTCTCCCTTTCGGCCCCCGAGATCTGCAAGAGGTGGAAGAGAGCCTGAGCCAAGGAGTGAGAGTAATGTTGGGGATGGTAAAAATGTAGAGCTGCAGTCGTCACCATCAACCTGTGATCTGGTGTTCCCTGCATTCAAAAGTAAAGAAACCCTTGCAGAAGAGAGGGCACAAAGAAAACCAGTTCTGGGTACGCTAG AAGCAGCTCAGAGAAGGCTTACTGACAAGTTAGAGGAACTGGAAAAGGAGGTTGGTGTATATCGTGGAGAAACCCCCCTTCTAGTGAGGATGAAGGAAGAACAAGAGAAAGCAAGGCATTTTCTCAG AACACAAATGGATCAGTTTGAGACCAGCAAGGCTCAAGAACTTAATTGCTTAGAAGAATATAAGAGAGACTGCGTTCACACACCGAATAAAGAAAAGGTTGAATTTAAAAAGTACGCAACAGCAGCTAGAGTCACTAGGGAGGACGTGAAGTCAGAAGAAATACAA ATGTTAAAACAGCAGATTGCAGAGCTCCAGGAGGAGTTCAGGAGAAATGAGTCCCACTGGCATGCTGCCCATGGCAAGCTAAAAAATCAGATTGAGATGCTGACCAAACAGAACCTGGAGCTTCGAGATGAGCTCAGAGTTTCAGAGCATCAGAGGCTGGAAGCAGAAAAGAAATCTGGAGCTGTGGATTTCATAAGCAGAAAATCAGAAACCCCG GTTTCAGAAGCTATTTTGAGAGGGACATCGTCTTTGGCTAACCTAGAAGAAAGGTCATGGCGAAGTAGCCGTAAGAGTCGCAACACCACTCCGGTGGGGAGGAAAACGCCAGTGGAGAAACATCCCCCCAGAGATGTGAATATGAAA GCAATGAAGAGTACAGTGCAAAGGACTGAGTCTTTGAAATCAGTAACCAGGGAACCCAGAGAAAAGACACCATCTCATCACTTTCATAGCAGAAGTACAACACCCACTGGCAAGAGAACACCCCATCAAGGAAGATTAACACCCTTTGAGCCAGAGAAG GTTATGCATCAATCATCTCTTAATGAACAAAGAACCTATGGCAGGAAATCACCTGTACTTCCCGTCTCACACTTGACTGTGTCTAAGGAAACCAACTCATCTTCTTACATAAAAG GCAGATTTTCATCCACCTCAGGTAGTTCGGAGGACACAGTCCTCTTTCGCAACCAGAACGAAGACGTTTGTAGCTCTGCATCCTGCAGTAACAATGAGGAAACACAG GAGAAAGAGAATCTGTGCCTTCAAAGGACTCAAAAATCACTTAAACCTTGGGATCAAACAGGCTTTTTGACACTCTCCAGGAGAAACAGCATAATCCCAAGTGGCAGAAAAACACCAGTAGAAATTTTTTATGCATTACTGGATGCTGAAGCAAAG ACTTCTCCTCCAAAATCAACATTATCCAGAAGATCTTTGCTATATGAAGAAAGCAAAAAGAGTGATGAGGAGGTGCGAGAAAAAATAGAGTATGCAGATGGCAAG GTAGAAGAGGTGCTTACTGATGGCCGTCGAATCATTACTTTCCGCAACGGTACCAAGAAAGAGATCAGTGCTGATAAAAGGATGACGGTGGTTACTTTTTTCAATGGAGATGTAAAGAAGATCATGCCGGATCAGAGAGTG ATTTATTATTATGCAGATGCAGAGACAACCCATACCACTTATCCAAATGGCTTGGAGGTGCTGCAGTTCCCTAACAATCAGATAG AAAAACACCACCCAGATGGCACCAAAGAAATTGTGTTCCCAGATCAGACAGTGAAACGCTTCTATGATGGTGGGCTTGAGGAAACGGTTTTTCCAGATGGTACAGTAGTAAAAGTAGAAAA GAACGGTGATAAAATGGTGATGTTCAGTAATGGGCAGAAGGAGATTCACACGTCACAGTTCAAGAGGAGGGAGTACCCTGATGGCACTATAAAGACTGTGTACTCCAGTGGCCAACAGGAAACAAAGTATTCCTCTGGACGGGTTCGAATCAAGGACAAAGAGGGCAACATCATCCTCAATAAGAAGTGA
- the LOC116825357 gene encoding uncharacterized protein LOC116825357 isoform X3 — protein sequence MDARTRNLEDRPIRPGIGVRQKTFEEFVEEQLKVDSQITENHQQNFCEAKATPRKSFLKRGEGIARLEKNKENLAKEQAKHPRRVSFDCQNSFSLPHQQDAGRLQLGKHLNHLHRRASSPTMLVSNEKNTNCTISMSEIKAQVDSKTRDPEQCPEESQEGGGGEECAKKDPAVALQMNWAELLQQCQEQITEMKLQIGEKNKAQSTYSPGHSDRADKSSMESTVQKDLNIVDQRVKDNLTQRAEKPLEILQEGSKLQNLEGSQTKQMDWSTGLKFTSSVKGISSCHNEDDTVSKSPESQRGTTTGFKMVNDRIMKVTHKSTQGMDKKKNITSVSHQQEWQSNRSAAYRWNAQPLSSGSGCTSTDSEDDPKSYCTRSPTMHMPQKVGHTDKNLDLSDADYATDEPSGAEDLALKKHTKPPPKKLGAQERKAKQDLSLSTSSSDSGNRVARLRGNKACSSLRKSPFRPPRSARGGREPEPRSESNVGDGKNVELQSSPSTCDLVFPAFKSKETLAEERAQRKPVLGTLEAAQRRLTDKLEELEKEVGVYRGETPLLVRMKEEQEKARHFLRTQMDQFETSKAQELNCLEEYKRDCVHTPNKEKVEFKKYATAARVTREDVKSEEIQMLKQQIAELQEEFRRNESHWHAAHGKLKNQIEMLTKQNLELRDELRVSEHQRLEAEKKSGAVDFISRKSETPVSEAILRGTSSLANLEERSWRSSRKSRNTTPVGRKTPVEKHPPRDVNMKAMKSTVQRTESLKSVTREPREKTPSHHFHSRSTTPTGKRTPHQGRLTPFEPEKVMHQSSLNEQRTYGRKSPVLPVSHLTVSKETNSSSYIKGRFSSTSGSSEDTVLFRNQNEDVCSSASCSNNEETQTSPPKSTLSRRSLLYEESKKSDEEVREKIEYADGKVEEVLTDGRRIITFRNGTKKEISADKRMTVVTFFNGDVKKIMPDQRVIYYYADAETTHTTYPNGLEVLQFPNNQIEKHHPDGTKEIVFPDQTVKRFYDGGLEETVFPDGTVVKVEKNGDKMVMFSNGQKEIHTSQFKRREYPDGTIKTVYSSGQQETKYSSGRVRIKDKEGNIILNKK from the exons ACCAATCAGACCAGGAATTGGTGTAAGACAGAAGACTTTTGAAGAATTTGTTGAAGAACAACTTAAAGTAGATTCTCAAATAACAGAAAACCACCAGCAG AACTTCTGTGAGGCTAAAGCAACCCCTcggaaatctttcctgaaacgtggagAAGGCATTGCAAGGcttgaaaaaaacaaagagaacctTGCAAAAGAACAAGCCAAACATCCCAGAAGAGTTAGTTTTGATTGCCAGAATAGCTTCTCTTTGCCTCACCAACAGGATGCAGGAAgattacagctggggaaacattTAAATCATTTACATCGACGGGCCAGCAGCCCCACGATGTTGGTCTCTAATGAGAAGAATACAAATTGCACTATCTCCATGAGTGAAATAAAAGCTCAGGTTGACAGTAAGACAAGAGATCCTGAGCAATGCCCAGAAGAAAGCCAAGAAGGAGGTGGTGGAGAAGAGTGTGCAAAGAAGGATCCTGCTGTAGCACTGCAGATGAACTGGGCTGAACTCCTGCAGCAGTGTCAGGAACAAATTACTGAAATGAAGCTACAAATAGGTGAGAAAAATAAAGCTCAAAGTACTTATTCTCCAGGACATTCAGACAGAGCAGACAAAAGTTCCATGGAGTCTACAGTTCAAAAGGACCTAAATATTGTGGATCAGCGTGTGAAGGACAATCTAACTCAGAGAGCAGAAAAGCCCTTGGAAATCCTCCAAGAAGGTTCCAAGCTTCAGAATTTAGAGGGAAGCCAAACCAAGCAGATGGATTGGAGCACAGGCCTCAAATTCACATCAAGTGTGAAAGGAATTAGCAGTTGCCACAATGAAGATGACACTGTGAGCAAAAGCCCAGAGAGCCAAAGAGGAACCACCACTGGGTTTAAGATGGTTAATGACAGAATAATGAAAGTTACTCACAAATCAACTCAAGGCATGGACAAGAAAAAGAACATCACATCTgtcagccaccagcaagagtggCAAAGCAATAGAAGTGCTGCCTACAGGTGGAATGCTCAACCTTTGTCCAGTGGGTCAGGCTGCACATCCACTGACAGTGAGGATGACCCCAAATCTTACTGCACTCGGTCTCCCACAATGCACATGCCTCAGAAAGTAGGTCACACAGACAAAAATTTGGATCTGTCTGATGCTGATTATGCTACTGATGAGCCCAGTGGTGCAGAAGATCTGGCCCTGAAAAAGCACACCAAGCCACCTCCAAAGAAACTGGGTGCTCAAGAGAGAAAAGCCAAGCAGGATCTCTCCCTCAGCACAAGCAGCAGTGACTCTGGTAACAGGGTTGCCAGGCTGAGAGGAAACAAAGCTTGCTCTTCTCTTCGAAAGTCTCCCTTTCGGCCCCCGAGATCTGCAAGAGGTGGAAGAGAGCCTGAGCCAAGGAGTGAGAGTAATGTTGGGGATGGTAAAAATGTAGAGCTGCAGTCGTCACCATCAACCTGTGATCTGGTGTTCCCTGCATTCAAAAGTAAAGAAACCCTTGCAGAAGAGAGGGCACAAAGAAAACCAGTTCTGGGTACGCTAG AAGCAGCTCAGAGAAGGCTTACTGACAAGTTAGAGGAACTGGAAAAGGAGGTTGGTGTATATCGTGGAGAAACCCCCCTTCTAGTGAGGATGAAGGAAGAACAAGAGAAAGCAAGGCATTTTCTCAG AACACAAATGGATCAGTTTGAGACCAGCAAGGCTCAAGAACTTAATTGCTTAGAAGAATATAAGAGAGACTGCGTTCACACACCGAATAAAGAAAAGGTTGAATTTAAAAAGTACGCAACAGCAGCTAGAGTCACTAGGGAGGACGTGAAGTCAGAAGAAATACAA ATGTTAAAACAGCAGATTGCAGAGCTCCAGGAGGAGTTCAGGAGAAATGAGTCCCACTGGCATGCTGCCCATGGCAAGCTAAAAAATCAGATTGAGATGCTGACCAAACAGAACCTGGAGCTTCGAGATGAGCTCAGAGTTTCAGAGCATCAGAGGCTGGAAGCAGAAAAGAAATCTGGAGCTGTGGATTTCATAAGCAGAAAATCAGAAACCCCG GTTTCAGAAGCTATTTTGAGAGGGACATCGTCTTTGGCTAACCTAGAAGAAAGGTCATGGCGAAGTAGCCGTAAGAGTCGCAACACCACTCCGGTGGGGAGGAAAACGCCAGTGGAGAAACATCCCCCCAGAGATGTGAATATGAAA GCAATGAAGAGTACAGTGCAAAGGACTGAGTCTTTGAAATCAGTAACCAGGGAACCCAGAGAAAAGACACCATCTCATCACTTTCATAGCAGAAGTACAACACCCACTGGCAAGAGAACACCCCATCAAGGAAGATTAACACCCTTTGAGCCAGAGAAG GTTATGCATCAATCATCTCTTAATGAACAAAGAACCTATGGCAGGAAATCACCTGTACTTCCCGTCTCACACTTGACTGTGTCTAAGGAAACCAACTCATCTTCTTACATAAAAG GCAGATTTTCATCCACCTCAGGTAGTTCGGAGGACACAGTCCTCTTTCGCAACCAGAACGAAGACGTTTGTAGCTCTGCATCCTGCAGTAACAATGAGGAAACACAG ACTTCTCCTCCAAAATCAACATTATCCAGAAGATCTTTGCTATATGAAGAAAGCAAAAAGAGTGATGAGGAGGTGCGAGAAAAAATAGAGTATGCAGATGGCAAG GTAGAAGAGGTGCTTACTGATGGCCGTCGAATCATTACTTTCCGCAACGGTACCAAGAAAGAGATCAGTGCTGATAAAAGGATGACGGTGGTTACTTTTTTCAATGGAGATGTAAAGAAGATCATGCCGGATCAGAGAGTG ATTTATTATTATGCAGATGCAGAGACAACCCATACCACTTATCCAAATGGCTTGGAGGTGCTGCAGTTCCCTAACAATCAGATAG AAAAACACCACCCAGATGGCACCAAAGAAATTGTGTTCCCAGATCAGACAGTGAAACGCTTCTATGATGGTGGGCTTGAGGAAACGGTTTTTCCAGATGGTACAGTAGTAAAAGTAGAAAA GAACGGTGATAAAATGGTGATGTTCAGTAATGGGCAGAAGGAGATTCACACGTCACAGTTCAAGAGGAGGGAGTACCCTGATGGCACTATAAAGACTGTGTACTCCAGTGGCCAACAGGAAACAAAGTATTCCTCTGGACGGGTTCGAATCAAGGACAAAGAGGGCAACATCATCCTCAATAAGAAGTGA